The genomic window tctttggtttgtggactcctgttttgagCCTCGAGTTTGGCGTTTTGattgtcgccatcttggatttttggaggcagaagtgaccatatttagAGGAGGGCGTGGAGCTGGGAGGAGCTCCCCAAGGTCCAACTACAGCCCTTCATTCACTGCCATGGTAGTGACTAGCCCTAtagcatacgctgctttatcgtctattttactgtaaatgggaCCATAGTTTACTAAATGAACATCaggctgtattgaagaagacttgaaactagtgattgagaccataaactcattaagAAACAGttcactgaggtaataaatcaatgAGCAGtggggtcattttctcatagacttccatataATCGGACTTCTTTTAGCAGCCAGTGGCGTCGCCCCCTACTGGCCATTACAGAGAATGCAGGTTTCAGTCACTTCCGcactggcttcacttttcagacccggagcTTCTTGTTTGCACTACGCTGACAAAAACTGGTTAATTTAATATCCCAGAGGACATTTATATAAGTATCTACAGCTCAGAAATATAATTTCCTGTAACTCTGACTCGTTTCCCTTCTCGACTCCGTCTATGAGTGTAAACCAGATGCCATCTGTTAGTTACTAAACATGTACAGACGTcgaaagtttggacacactttctcattctgggaataggaaggtgtgtccaaacttttgactggttctgTTGACTGGACTACACTGGAAACACTCCAAATAAATGGGAGAAAGACAAGATTAATCCATCACTAAACCTGTTCAGTGTGTCCTGAGGTGTTTGTGTTATTTAGTGAGTCAGCTGTTGCCGGGCAGATCTCACCTCTATCCTCTGCTgcacctgctgcagctgttcaGCGTGTGAGGGCGCCTGCCCCcgctcttcttcctcctcttcctcctcctcctcctccggcGGGGGTGCGGAGGCGTTCAGGCCGTCGGGCTCCTGGTTCAGAGGTTGGTAATAATATCCTCCACtgttcacctcctcctcctcctcctcctcttcctctccatccagCTCCATCTCcgccccctcttcctcttcctcctcctcctcctcctcaccccctccctcccccccgcTCCACACCGCCCCCACCGGCAGCATCTCTCCGTCAGCCGGACGCTCGTCCTCGTCCTCAGAGCTCGGTAAGACTCTCTCCGGTCCCATCGCTGAGCTCAACACTTCCATCCACAGACGCCGAGACGCTGCCGGGGACGAAGACACGTTTATTTCATTCACTGTAAATAAACTATAATtctgatgattttctatatttgtcttcatgtttggatccaaaccaacaatgaactgatctactaacaagtcttgtgtgtgtatcaaagctgatgtatcttattaaaaacacgtcggtgagtcacagcgctgcactgggtcacatgatccttcatcatgaagagtttgattAGGAACGgatccaaagactaataacagcatcactaGTTGTGACCAGCAGATGTGCTGACAGGAAGTTTACAGATGAATAATAAACATCTCTGTGACATTTCTGTACTTCAATATCCTCTCATTCATCAACTGATACCGatattatatctatatattgATACAATCAATTCAGTTCTTTTCACATACAGCAGGTCTTGACTGAACTCTTCAGTGATCACTTCATTAAATTGTTATTagaattttcagtttttgttgacgttgtcagaaaGTCGATGATtctgctttatgtttattagtgttgatgtgcattttattaaaaagtgtttctgatattttgtccactacATTAACCTACATGAGAGGggaaaatattacaaacactacagtatattatattatattatattatattatattatattatattatatagatAGATGTAGATATTGTCCTGGTGGATTTATTGATCAGGTTGTATTTATTAGAGGTGATGTAAGAGTCTGTGGAGCATCACatcctcctgctgctgtttagAAACTGAACACCAGCTGTTCGTCTCTGTATCATCAGCATCAACGATCAGTCGCCAACTCTTAAatctccaactattttgataatcaattaatcgctttgagtcatttttcaggaaaaaaaaagcccaaattctctgattccagctacttaaatgtgaatattttctggtttcttcagtctctgtgacagtaaactgaagatctttgtggATAAAAtcagacatttgaggacgtcgtctttgggaaacactgatcaacatttttcaccattttctgacatttcataaatcaaacaactaatcgattaatccagaaaataatcaacaaattacttgataatgaaaataaataattagttgcagctctaactaTATCAATTATAAAATACTTTGTAAGATTTTATCAGACAGACTGAAAGTTTAAACTGAGCTGCTGATACTGaaacatgtttcatgttatATTGATTCTCTGACAGGATTATTACAACCACAGTTTTATAATGTTGAAACTGACGGTGATAGAAAGTAACTAACTGCATTCactgaagtactgtacttaggcaatattgaggtatttgtactttacttgagtatttccatgtgatgctactttctacatttcagagggaaatattgtactttctactccactacatttatttgacagctttagttacttttcagatgaagatttgacacaatggataatataacaagcttttaaaatacaacacattgttaaagatgaaaccagtggtttccaacctttttgtcttttgacgtcttacaaaaagcagtgtgtagtcggggtcacatttcacatgtctatgagttgttgtttctgtctgtggtTCACCTGGCTGACAGATGATGGAGAAACAAACACCTGgagcagctaacagctaatgAAGCTAACTCGCTCATTTTCCGGTTATTaaactctcttcttcttctcttgtttgttggtttatttcCTGTAAAGAGTAAACCTCCTCCAGGTGAAGGTTGTACTGtcttacctgtctgtctgtctgtctgtctgtctgtccggagctgcaggctgctgctgttagctgttagccgCTGCTAGCTGCAGCTGCCGTTTAAACACTTCCTGGTACGTCACAGGCACGCAACACGCAAAGTagacgttttgtttttttaaaaaaagaaaaagctttattaacaaaatacaacaatgacattgtaaaaaaaaatatccagcAACAAATTATTGGTGATTTGTACTATTATAATGTTCAAGGataaaaggaaaaggaaaaaaataaataaaacgtaATTGGTACCTAATTAAGTAATCTTGCCTTATGCAGCTggagtataataataataataataataataacaaagtgACCAAAAGTGACTTCTTCTAGTTGTTACcatatattatcattattattattatttatctgtatcctataatataataataatacagtaatagATTAGAACCTCtttgttctgtttcttctgctgctgaaatgataaaagatcaataaagttttatctcagtcaCATCGTCCCAAAAGCTTTTACTAAAAAAGATGTACATGACAAAATCTGATATAACATGCAGTAAATCATACCTTCTATTTTATCTGCTGGGAAATTGACATTAAcacaaattttgttttattattattattctttttttttcacattcctggtcaatattttgtacattggACTGTCTTCCATTAAAACTGGTAACAGCTCTTTTctcttagaatatattttacatattttattggTGAATTTCTATCTTATATTAGTGATGATAACTtatgttttgtgtatatttaGATTGTTATGAAATCCCATGTATGGACCAGCAGGTGATGCTGTTGATCAGCTGCTATTGACTGGAATAAAGTGACAGAAAAGTGTGAGTGTGATGATAATACATGTAATAGgtaacatataatatatactgtatatgatatatatgttAGAATGGGTTTATGACACTGCAGAGTTTTtctctgtacaaaaaaaagcttcacatcatttctgaatttatttttaatccaaACACATCTTCACTGATAaatttttctgtaatttaaaataatctgAGTCTAAATCCTCCAAACAAACCGACCTGCTGAATGTTTGACCAGCAGCCAAAAGCAGCTTTATTAATTATacaacacatttcattaaaCTCAGtgtgctttacatttaaaaaggagACATGAAAACATCAAGCATAAGAAATGTAAGTAGTGAATTAAAAAGGATTCATTCAGAAACGATTCATGttggaaatgtaataaaaataaagagaattGTACCGTTGGAACAAGTCTTACAGAAGGACGAAGTGTTCCTGATCCTCAGACTTTGTCTCTTAAACTATGAAAcagaatttaaaggaaaaaaatgaaagacagtCTCAGTTGTGACTTTGGATATAAAACTCCCACTTTCATAGAATAGATGAGTTTCACTAAGTCAATGAAATGATTTTAACCAGAAGATTAGAGACacagagacttttttttattttttcatgtgtctttgtgtctgttttcttgtgctttttAAACTGTGTTGTGTTAAGATCATTTGTAAagaattttattattatattttatttatgttggtATAACTGAGGGggaaattatataaaataatacattaacaacgcacatttatacacacagatACTTGAGGAACCAGAGAAAAACCAGCTATAAACATCCAAACCAACACGGCTgcagtcacacagacacactgaggaGAGAACAGGAAGCTTTGAGCTCGTTTTATAATGTCGATGCAGCTTAAAGCAGCTTCTGATCTGATTCTGGTCTGATGGGGGTAAAGTTtgggaatcttttttttttattcacattgaattatttatttattaaactgCTCAGTTATTATCAATTATATTAATTGCTCAAAAAGATGCTCTGAATGCTGCTTCACATCCCTCACCACTCTGCCAGGAAGCtcaaatttaattcaatttcccccttaaaaactgtcaaaaattaaaaatataactttatttaagCAGAAAATGTCGTTTACAGCAGAAAGAAAGCAACTCAAAGAACAgattaaaacatgaacaacagaCGTTTAATGAATCAGATAAATTATGACGAGAAAAATCAAAGTTCACAAAACAGACGATCAGAGAATTACAATCAAATACAAACTCAGACATAATTATGAGGATCAATAAGTCAATTAATAGGATATTTATAATAGATTATTTggataaaatcattaaaaaaaacacaacagaaagaaagaaataataaaaacaaacaagtaaatgtaataataactgatgaaaatactaaaaataaacattttactatcagtaaacaataattaaaaatactccaaacaaataaaatagttaCTTCTATTAGTTTATTAGTGTTACGAGGACAGgagctgatcaatcaatcaatcaatcaatcaatcaatcagtcagcaGCTTCTGATGACAAATCAATAACAAGTGTCGTTATGAACAGtcagtttaataaataattataatccaCTTTTCTCCACATGACGTCACAAACTCAGGCGGATTAAAACAGGCTCAGCGGGGTGTGACGTAACAGCTGCAAAGATTGTCTATTGAACAGGAAGTGTTACTCAGATTGTTATTTCTTCCACTAACAGGTTTTATAAACGCGTTttcatatttctgtcatttccgcttttataagagaaataaaactcaGAGGAGAGTTcaagttgataaaaaaaaaaatagaggaaaagaaatcataaaatttctgtttgtaaataaaacatgtgctcaaatattttgttgtttcaacATAAGATTAATTTATCATATTCTGTATTATTAacgttatttatttatttattatggtTTTCTATCCTCTTGATCACATTAAcactcaaaaaataaatattttaatattttattaggAAAATTCcatacacataaatattatGACAAAGATCTtagtttttaaatatgaattgtCCTTTCTGGTAAATCGATTAAAACGAGTcaataacagaaaaaagcacaaaaaatgaTTGGTTAGACTCTTTGATTTAAAAGATGTATtagcacatttttaaataaatattcacacaAGTACTGTTTCATTGgtctttattatattaaaaatatagttgtatttttaaaattaaattagtcattttttaacttGATATGTAATATTGCTATGTagataaatgttttatagtttGAAAAAAAGTACTTATCACACGTCCATTTATTTGGctttccagagctttcagtcacatctcttatgaaaaatatttattttaacttccaaaaaatgtcaataattacGCATATATAGTATAAGATATAACATTAATGATACTACTACTACCTACTTTATATATGAGCAAATGTATATTAAatgtatatacattttataaacgTTTACACTATTACTGTCTTGTAAACAcgtaatattatattatattatattatattatattatattatattatattatattaaaaacgTAGTTTATTGTCTCTTCCAcaccagctgtctgtctctgtcctgctgttggTTCACAGAAACAGCTCAGAGTGAgccctcctgctctctctcctctctctgtgtctcatagTAACGGTcacctgcagaaacacaccGGGACTCACCGAGCTCACACCGACCGACCGACAGACCGCCCGCCGGACTCCAGGACACCGAACCCCGCTCCGCACCGCGCGGCTCCCCGTTGCTGATCAAACCCGACCAATCGATATCGGGATCGGTCGACTGCGATGTCCGCCGCGGTGGATCAGAACCGGCGCGTGGCCTGCGGCGAGATCAGAGGCACCGAAGCCGCGAAGGATGACATCAGCGTGTGAAACTCCCGATCCTCCCCGCGTGAGCTGATCgatcatttatttatcaggtTCATTGATCACCTTATTGCAAAACTAATAGCCTAATAGGCTGAAATCATGATTGATCGGTTTTGATCACCTGATCAGGTCCAGACAGAGCAGCACGCACCTGCTCATGCTCATTAATACTTTACAGtcattgattattgattagctccggtgtgtgttttcacttaaaaatattaatttatcagTGAGTTTATCAGCTGAAATTGATCAGGTGACTGACCCAACATGATCAGCACTTATCAATAATTGATCACTACCTTATTAGTTTCCTCTACAGGCAGATCAAAGATAAGAAGAGCTGAAAGTATTGATCACTGAGAGAAAACTgataaatgtcaaacaaataaTGTCCTCAAACTTATTTACCTGTTGTTCATTGATCTGTTCATGTGTCATGAGCCCTCACTGATCTAGTATTAGCAGCAGCAGGTGATAATTATACAGCAGAGATCAATAGCATGTTGTCCCCGCAGGTGTCCCAGGTGTCCCTGCAGGTGTCCCAGGTGTCCCAGGTGTCCCTGCAGGTGTCCCAGCATGCTGCCGGCCTCCATCCAGATCACGGGCGAGCAGCTGTCGGCGGCTGAGGTTCAGGACATCTGTGAGAGTCTGAAGGAGGACAGCGTCCGGCTGCTGTCCGTCCGCGGCTGCCAGCTCTCTGACCGGGACTTTGGACGCGTCTGCCGCAGCGTGGCGGAGTCTCGCTCGCTCGCTCAGCTCAACCTGAACCTGGGCGTGGTGTCCAGCATCAGCCGCACCCGACACCTGGCCGACGCCTTGAAGACCAACCGCTCCCTGCAGACGCTGTTGTGAGTTCAGAAGATGTTGAATAATAACTCTTATTGGTTTGGGATCTGGAGATGATTCCCATCAAAGAATCAGGACCCTCAGGTCAAAGGGATTTATTGTAGACAGAGAATAGATGTTGTGGTAGGACACTGACTAGACTGAGTATGTTGTGGTTTACAAAGAGAAATAACAACATAAGAATAACTTAAATGTGAATTAACGTTATTTCAAAGCAATAAAGCTATTTCCTGTAGCCCTTTCAATCTAAATCAGTAGCAAATATAACTTTTAGCAAGTTGAACAGATCATTTGTAAATGCAGGAAAACAGCCTTTGGCCGAACTAAATTAAGATCATATAAATCACAACACATATTTAATGACAACTAACACAAAATAGCGACCATGCAGTGTCCTCCATGCGAACTAGGTAGTTAAGAGCCGATTGAGGcaacaactgtaaaataacttaaaattaCAAACAAGCCTAAAGAACCAAACCGTAAATGCTGCATGACAACATAAAAGGAACATTACAACAACTTATAAGCAGTGAGAAAACTCACAAATGATGTCAGCGCTTGTTAATGAAGCCAGGCAGGCTTTCTCACAAACTCATAACCAGCTAGAGTGTGATTGGCTTGTAAGGCTCTGTCCCCACCCCCTCCAGTCTCCATGGAAACCCTCTGTTGGATGCCGGCCTGGTGACCCTGAACGCGGCCCTGACAACCCACCCGGCGCTGGTCTGTCTGGATCTGGGAGACTGCATGCTGGGAGACGAAGCGCTGCGTCTGATCTGTGGGATGCTGCCACCTGACGGAGCCAAGTCAGGTAACAAACACCTGAAGAGAACACTGAGAACAACACTGAGAACAACACTGAGAACAACACTGAGAACAACACTGAGAACACTGAGAACACTGAGAACAACACTGAGAACACTGAGAACAGTGAGAACAGTGAGAGCACTGAGAACACTGAGAATAGTGAGCAGAACACTGAGAACACTGAGAACAACACTGAGCAGAACACTGAGAACAACACTGAGAACAACACTGAGAACAGTGAGAACACTGAGAGCACTGAGAACACTGAGAAAAGTGAGCGGAACACTGAGCAGAACACTAAGAACACTGAGAACACTGAGAACAACACTGAGAACAACACTGAGAACAACACTGAGAACAGTGAGAACACTGAGCAGAACACTGAGAACAACACTGAGAACACTGAGAGCACTGAGAACACTGAGAACGGTGAGCAGAACACTGAGAACACTGAGAACAGTGAGCAGAACACTGAGAACAACACTGAGAACAGTGAGCACACTGAGCAAAACACTGAGAACAACACTGAGAACAGTGAGCACACTGAGCAAAACACTGAGAACAACACTGAGAACACTGAGAACGGTGAGCAGAACACTGAGAACACTGAGAACAGTGAGCAGAACACTGAGAACAACACTGAGAACAGTGAGCACACTGAGCAAAACACTGAGAACAACACTGAGAACACTGAGAACAGTGAGCAGAACACTGAGAACAACACTGAGAACAGTGAGCACACTGAGCAAAACACTGAGAACAACACTGAGAACACTGAGAACGGTGAGCAGAACACTGAGAACAGTGAGCAGAACACTGAGAACGATGAGCAGAACACTGAGAACAGTGAGCAGAACACTGAGAACACTGAGAACAGTGAGCAGAACACTGAGAACACTGAGAACACTGACAGAACACTGAGAACACTGAGAACACAAAGGCTTCAGATTTGACCTCTAAATGTTGTTGGattaataattaaacataaacttGATCACGACTTTGTAACAGTAAATATAAACCTTTTCtcaattgattaaaaaaatgtgtgttagGTCATGTGTTTTGATGATCAATCGAAAATGACgatcaataaatcaaacttATCAATAAGACAGCAATGTAAAACTGATCAATTCACACCAGAAAAAACAGCCCACAGCTGGTTTACTGGGTCTGGGTTATAACTGGAATGAGGGACAATTATGTGGAACACCCTAGCAACCACTTAGCAACATCCCAGCAAACACTTAGCAACACCTAGCAACCACTCAGCAACGCCATAGCAACCACTTAGCAGCACCCTAGCAACCACTTAGTAACATCCAAGCAAACACTTAGCAACACCCTAGCAACCACTCAGCAACACCATAGCAACCACTTAGCAACAGTCTAGCAACCACTtagaaaca from Thunnus maccoyii chromosome 14, fThuMac1.1, whole genome shotgun sequence includes these protein-coding regions:
- the mea1 gene encoding male-enhanced antigen 1 codes for the protein MEVLSSAMGPERVLPSSEDEDERPADGEMLPVGAVWSGGEGGGEEEEEEEEEEGAEMELDGEEEEEEEEEVNSGGYYYQPLNQEPDGLNASAPPPEEEEEEEEEEERGQAPSHAEQLQQVQQRIEVMGLHLPEAPPPDSDEEEDPEGAAAQRSHASIPMDADHVELVKRTMAAVALPSLGVPAWAKEISDDQWKDVVENAMQSRQSAAALRLNRRNNIN